From Etheostoma cragini isolate CJK2018 chromosome 17, CSU_Ecrag_1.0, whole genome shotgun sequence, one genomic window encodes:
- the slf2 gene encoding SMC5-SMC6 complex localization factor protein 2 isoform X2, giving the protein MRRTTENQGNSRTLTEYFSPRNKVKDLVFQQGSQPHTPLLQETPMKPSQLNRLSYPPPRRMLPLQNPQLYQRDILRPSGHPPHPPGPSHSLGLVPSSPTNIGPLVNRSNPMPRGNPGPLQRQHYQPPGSSYSPWFAPVSPTDSTTANRPPSVFYPAAPQFKNDSSNHSPSSHIRRDQGTESMVTLSYSGFKNLTAQRPESSKAQSSDVRSPIHTIQLHRPPPIPSFYPCAVQDVFPQPLSQSKDWSPEKSQCPSWGYQPSPSTQSSNRSRGASLPIMHGPLAPYQDQPSKRAPSSENVITEGVWNSSSQKRCREFEDCGDGAKKLRLPDINSGKAQTPKPTVGNSLTTSLLSQPSLRNSLDSEVSPKTTDSHLCTEPAPGQSTHLELSSTFKPTQSSCASLSPEPCIRRPSIGAKQAFINSTQDHTLKLREFRSSNPGEERRKRSEENNKRNKSSSFLSSEVFQKDTSNSRHVQVGRHHTGHTHRTSTLPVKTLSRGNHVGESRKSDSSTPKPALKTNSGSLSCRTVERNKTARPRKSVAIPNDLDELFTPDPMTYVVGPLHKTVKPKLDGIKSPNSEKSWSSSTVNSSNTSVAGSLCCKNSSPHAVDTPVSSLPSAQQPQGLPFVVLKRVKLEDLKSICSKDGELKNVQITSSGSQFKSDEKRTSLTPNSERPCASETGAETATSHCAQSPLLDRQASEGHRKLVNEEDPIDVEMDLGLSFALDLDPTESSHSSEEEQLLSLQEIMERVTKPPDTPEKGAFSGPNAPRHRSCQSKTQPLPPITKSGIYKNNLDQILKEINNNKKVKEIETQLQTAWKEDLLRLAEYEEAEENQEEGISAEQQEFLQRYSLMSNAIREVPPGELVFNLEKFGQIFDPDTLQLRQCMVNPQGTAQKTLLWSSPAQLRLHVIIGLFQEAYDYCSPCPTQVTRFLFKMMSVHSERMVSENILQALCDIAYTAAYQIVKNGSQLFKVWVPSLADVALVLMNMGIAFVTLFPFENLQPPFTEGDLLEDIHINSETPSSNREQNTFPEHNCNNILKYLSYCMGLCPRAYSDDELLLLLTLVTRLGLDTRLILQSSVELFPLQHKIVNNIRDWDTMLPRICLALTDLTDDHHNMCLLVQLLPEDTRGKQLRGHLSLSMISKLLDGNCTYKPRGKEFQLSDLRPYLPRMQPSTLLRGMLSSSSRSQKDKDENMATLDQQSYYLCYSLLTLANEASKFQFFPAHQKEQLLFLCCELETHIKCDIRESEKCLYRSKVKDLVARIYTKWQMLLQRTRPLNGKLYDYWQPLPGDTLTSSQELQEMDNSDEGEGPVMEEDEEEETNETEEAMTIISEDEKKKEGDDTNKTGDYMEPEEIEGDNTMDDPKKTGDNIKPEEKEGDNAMDDTNKMGEDMKPEEMEGDSSMDDPNKTGDDLKPEEKEGDNAMDDTNKTGDDIKPEEKERDNAVDDTKETETTETVHEELTREMRETVHKLEKECTEAETENLVESKETSLHNQVAACDLVS; this is encoded by the exons ATGAGAAGAACAACAGAAAATCAAGGAAACTCTCG AACTCTTACAGAATACTTTTCCCCGAGGAATAAAG TGAAGGATCTTGTATTCCAGCAGGGCTCCCAACCCCACACACCTTTACTCCAGGAGACTCCAATGAAGCCTTCTCAGCTCAACCGGCTTTCTTACCCGCCTCCTAGGAGAATGTTGCCACTTCAAAACCCTCAGCTGTACCAAAGGGACATACTACGTCCATCAGGGCACCCTCCTCATCCTCCAGGACCAAGCCATTCATTGGGGCTTGTTCCAAGCAGCCCAACTAACATTGGCCCCTTAGTGAATAGGTCAAATCCCATGCCAAGGGGTAATCCGGGTCCTCTGCAGCGCCAACACTATCAACCTCCAGGGTCTTCCTACTCACCGTGGTTTGCTCCAGTCAGCCCAACTGATAGTACTACAGCTAATAGGCCTCCCAGTGTCTTTTACCCTGCAGCCCCTCAATTCAAGAACGATTCAAGCAATCACTCCCCATCCTCCCACATCAGGAGAGATCAAGGGACTGAATCCATGGTTACTTTGTCCTACTCAGGATTTAAAAATTTGACGGCACAAAGACCAGAATCAAGCAAG GCTCAATCCAGTGATGTGAGAAGTCCCATACATACTATCCAGCTCCACAGGCCCCCCCCGATTCCATCATTCTACCCCTGTGCAGTTCAAGACGTTTTCCCGCAGCCCCTCTCACAATCAAAAGATTGGAGTCCTGAGAAAAGCCAGTGTCCTTCGTGGGGCTACCAGCCTTCTCCGAGTACCCAGTCTTCTAACAGGAGTAGAGGTGCCAGTTTACCCATCATGCACGGTCCTCTTGCCCCTTACCAG gaccAACCATCTAAACGGGCACCTTCAAGTGAAAATGTAATCACAG aAGGGGTTTGGAATTCCTCATCTCAGAAGAGGTGCAGGGAGTTTGAGGACTGTGGAGACGGTGCCAAGAAACTGCGTCTACCAGATATAAACTCTGGCAAAGCACAGACACCAAAGCCCACTGTTGGCAACTCACTCACCACTTCGCTGCTGTCTCAGCCGTCATTGAGGAATTCTTTAGACTCGGAAGTGTCACCAAAAACCACAGATAGCCATCTGTGcacagaaccagcacctggccAATCAACACATTTGGAACTGTCTTCCACATTTAAACCCACCCAGTCATCCTGCGCATCACTGTCACCAGAACCTTGTATAAGACGACCATCAATTGGGGCAAAGCAAGCCTTTATAAATTCCACCCAGGATCACACTTTGAAGTTACGAGAGTTTAGATCTTCAAATCCAGGtgaagaaaggaggaaaagaagtgAGGAAAACAATAAAAGGAATAAATCAAGCTCTTTCTTATCCTCTGAGGTATTCCAGAAGGACACTAGTAACTCACGTCATGTTCAGGTAGGCAGACACCACACTGGTCATACTCATCGTACCTCCACCTTACCAGTCAAGACCCTGAGCAGAGGTAATCATGTGGGGGAGAGCAGAAAGTCGGACAGTAGCACTCCCAAACCCGCCTTAAAAACTAATTCAGGTTCTCTTAGTTGTCGTACGGTAGAACGGAACAAGACTGCCCGACCACGAAAATCAGTTGCAATCCCAAATGACTTAGATGAGCTTTTCACCCCTGATCCCATGACCTATGTAGTTGGCCCTTTACATAAAACTGTGAAGCCCAAGTTAGATGGGATCAAATCCCCCAATTCAGAGAAAAGTTGGTCATCCAGCACAGTGAACAGCTCCAACACCTCCGTTGCTGGGTCCTTGTGTTGCAAAAATAGTTCTCCTCATGCAGTGGACACCCCAGTCTCTTCCTTGCCATCAGCGCAACAACCACAAGGCTTgccatttgtggttttaaagcGGGTAAAACTAGAGGACTTAAAATCTATTTGCTCTAAGGACGGTGAACTCAAAAACGTCCAAATCACTTCTTCAGGATCGCAGTTTAAATCTGATGAGAAACGCACATCTCTCACCCCCAACAGTGAGAGACCCTGTGCTTCAGAGACTGGCGCAGAAACTGCTACGTCTCATTGTGCTCAGTCTCCGCTCCTGGACAGGCAGGCCAGTGAAGGGCATAGAAAGCTGGTGAACGAAGAGGATCCTATAGATGTGGAGATGGACCTAGGCCTGAGCTTTGCATTAGATTTGGATCCAACTGAGAGCTCCCATAGCAGTGAGGAGGAGCAGCTGCTTTCTTTGCAGGAGATTATGGAGCGTGTTACTAAGCCTCCAGATACGCCAGAGAAGGGAGCCTTCTCAGGGCCTAATGCACCTAGACATCGCAGCTGTCAGTCAAAAACT CAGCCATTGCCACCCATCACAAAGTCAGGCATCTACAAGAACAACCTCGACCAGATACtgaaggaaataaacaacaataaaaa AGTGAAAGAGATTGAGACGCAACTTCAAACTGCTTGGAAAGAGGACCTGTTGAGATTAGCTGAATACGAGGAGGCTGAGGAGAACCAGGAGGAGGGCATCTCCGCTGAACAACA GGAATTCCTGCAGCGCTACTCTTTGATGTCCAATGCAATCAGGGAAGTGCCTCCAGGAGAACTTGTGTTCAACCTGGAGAAATTTGGCCAGATCTTTGACCCTGACACGCTGCAGCTCAGACAATGCATGGTCAATCCACAAGGGACAGCACAGAAAACGCTTCTTTG GTCCAGCCCTGCTCAACTGAGATTGCATGTAATTATTGGATTGTTCCAGGAAGCGTACGACTACTGCTCACCCTGTCCAACTCAGGTTACCCGTTTCCTATTCAAG ATGATGTCAGTCCATAGTGAGAGGATGGTATCTGAAAATATACTGCAGGCCCTCTGTGACATTGCGTACACAGCTGCTTATCAGATAG TGAAAAATGGAAGCCAGCTGTTTAAAGTGTGGGTGCCCAGTTTGGCGGATGTGGCGCTAGTCCTGATGAATATGGGAATTGCGTTTGTTACTCTCTTCCCTTTTGAGAATCTTCAGCCTCCATTTACAGAGGGAGATTTGCT GGAGGACATCCACATCAATAGTGAGACTCCTTCCAGTAACAGGGAACAGAACACTTTCCCTGAACACAACTGCAACAACATCTTGAAG TACCTGTCTTACTGTATGGGCCTCTGTCCACGGGCGTACAGCGACGATGAACTGCTGTTGCTGCTAACTTTGGTGACACGGTTGGGCCTGGACACGCGGCTCATCCTCCAGTCCAGTGTGGAACTGTTCCCTCTGCAGCACAAAATTGTCAACAACATCAGGGACTGGGACACCATG ctGCCCCGAATTTGTCTGGCCCTTACTGATCTGACAGATGACCACCACAACATGTGCCTACTAGTTCAACTGCTGCCTGAGGACACACGTGGAAa GCAACTGCGAGGACATCTGAGCCTGTCCATGATCTCAAAACTGTTGGATGGAAATTGTACTTACAAGCCTAGAGGAAAAGAGTTTCAG CTCTCTGACCTGAGGCCGTACCTGCCCCGTATGCAACCCTCGACCCTCCTCCGGGGCATGCTGAGCTCCTCCAGCCGAAGTCAGAAAGATAAAGACGAGAACATGGCCACCCTCGACCAACAG TCCTACTACCTCTGCTATAGCCTTCTGACCTTGGCAAATGAAGCTTCCAAATTTCAGTTCTTCCCAGCTCATCAAAAG GAGCAGCTGCTGTTTTTATGCTGTGAGCTGGAAACGCACATTAAATGTGACatcagagagagtgagaaatgTCTTTACCGGAGCAAG GTGAAGGACCTGGTGGCCAGGATCTACACCAAGTGGCAGATGCTCCTCCAGAGGACTAGGCCTCTCAAT GGTAAGCTGTACGACTATTGGCAGCCTTTGCCTGGGGATACATTGACAAGCAGCCAAGAACTGCAGGAGATGGACAACAGTGATGAGGGAGAGGGGCCTGTGATGGAGGAGGACGAAGAAGAGGAAACCAATGAAACTGAAGAGGCTATGACTATTATTTCTGAGGacgagaagaaaaaagagggagatgACACAAACAAGACGGGGGACTACATGGAACCCGAAGAAATTGAGGGAGACAACACAATGGATGACCCAAAGAAGACGGGGGACAATATAAAGCCTGAAGAAAAGGAGGGAGATAATGCAATGGATGACACAAACAAGATGGGAGAAGACATGAAGCCAGAAGAAATGGAGGGAGACAGTTCAATGGATGACCCAAACAAGACTGGGGATGATCTAAAGCCTGAAGAAAAGGAGGGAGATAATGCAATGGATGATACAAACAAGACTGGGGACGATATAAAGcctgaagaaaaagagagagacaatgcAGTGGATGACACAAAGGAAACGGAAACAACAGAAACCGTTCATGAGGAGTTGACCCGAGAGATGCGAGAGACGGTACACAAGCTGGAAAAAGAGTGTACTGAAGCAGAGACTGAAAATCTGGTTGAGTCAAAAGAAACATCTCTCCACAACCAGGTTGCAGCATGTGATTTAGTGTCATAG
- the slf2 gene encoding SMC5-SMC6 complex localization factor protein 2 isoform X5 gives MKPSQLNRLSYPPPRRMLPLQNPQLYQRDILRPSGHPPHPPGPSHSLGLVPSSPTNIGPLVNRSNPMPRGNPGPLQRQHYQPPGSSYSPWFAPVSPTDSTTANRPPSVFYPAAPQFKNDSSNHSPSSHIRRDQGTESMVTLSYSGFKNLTAQRPESSKAQSSDVRSPIHTIQLHRPPPIPSFYPCAVQDVFPQPLSQSKDWSPEKSQCPSWGYQPSPSTQSSNRSRGASLPIMHGPLAPYQDQPSKRAPSSENVIPEGVWNSSSQKRCREFEDCGDGAKKLRLPDINSGKAQTPKPTVGNSLTTSLLSQPSLRNSLDSEVSPKTTDSHLCTEPAPGQSTHLELSSTFKPTQSSCASLSPEPCIRRPSIGAKQAFINSTQDHTLKLREFRSSNPGEERRKRSEENNKRNKSSSFLSSEVFQKDTSNSRHVQVGRHHTGHTHRTSTLPVKTLSRGNHVGESRKSDSSTPKPALKTNSGSLSCRTVERNKTARPRKSVAIPNDLDELFTPDPMTYVVGPLHKTVKPKLDGIKSPNSEKSWSSSTVNSSNTSVAGSLCCKNSSPHAVDTPVSSLPSAQQPQGLPFVVLKRVKLEDLKSICSKDGELKNVQITSSGSQFKSDEKRTSLTPNSERPCASETGAETATSHCAQSPLLDRQASEGHRKLVNEEDPIDVEMDLGLSFALDLDPTESSHSSEEEQLLSLQEIMERVTKPPDTPEKGAFSGPNAPRHRSCQSKTQPLPPITKSGIYKNNLDQILKEINNNKKVKEIETQLQTAWKEDLLRLAEYEEAEENQEEGISAEQQEFLQRYSLMSNAIREVPPGELVFNLEKFGQIFDPDTLQLRQCMVNPQGTAQKTLLWSSPAQLRLHVIIGLFQEAYDYCSPCPTQVTRFLFKMMSVHSERMVSENILQALCDIAYTAAYQIVKNGSQLFKVWVPSLADVALVLMNMGIAFVTLFPFENLQPPFTEGDLLEDIHINSETPSSNREQNTFPEHNCNNILKYLSYCMGLCPRAYSDDELLLLLTLVTRLGLDTRLILQSSVELFPLQHKIVNNIRDWDTMLPRICLALTDLTDDHHNMCLLVQLLPEDTRGKQLRGHLSLSMISKLLDGNCTYKPRGKEFQLSDLRPYLPRMQPSTLLRGMLSSSSRSQKDKDENMATLDQQSYYLCYSLLTLANEASKFQFFPAHQKEQLLFLCCELETHIKCDIRESEKCLYRSKVKDLVARIYTKWQMLLQRTRPLNGKLYDYWQPLPGDTLTSSQELQEMDNSDEGEGPVMEEDEEEETNETEEAMTIISEDEKKKEGDDTNKTGDYMEPEEIEGDNTMDDPKKTGDNIKPEEKEGDNAMDDTNKMGEDMKPEEMEGDSSMDDPNKTGDDLKPEEKEGDNAMDDTNKTGDDIKPEEKERDNAVDDTKETETTETVHEELTREMRETVHKLEKECTEAETENLVESKETSLHNQVAACDLVS, from the exons ATGAAGCCTTCTCAGCTCAACCGGCTTTCTTACCCGCCTCCTAGGAGAATGTTGCCACTTCAAAACCCTCAGCTGTACCAAAGGGACATACTACGTCCATCAGGGCACCCTCCTCATCCTCCAGGACCAAGCCATTCATTGGGGCTTGTTCCAAGCAGCCCAACTAACATTGGCCCCTTAGTGAATAGGTCAAATCCCATGCCAAGGGGTAATCCGGGTCCTCTGCAGCGCCAACACTATCAACCTCCAGGGTCTTCCTACTCACCGTGGTTTGCTCCAGTCAGCCCAACTGATAGTACTACAGCTAATAGGCCTCCCAGTGTCTTTTACCCTGCAGCCCCTCAATTCAAGAACGATTCAAGCAATCACTCCCCATCCTCCCACATCAGGAGAGATCAAGGGACTGAATCCATGGTTACTTTGTCCTACTCAGGATTTAAAAATTTGACGGCACAAAGACCAGAATCAAGCAAG GCTCAATCCAGTGATGTGAGAAGTCCCATACATACTATCCAGCTCCACAGGCCCCCCCCGATTCCATCATTCTACCCCTGTGCAGTTCAAGACGTTTTCCCGCAGCCCCTCTCACAATCAAAAGATTGGAGTCCTGAGAAAAGCCAGTGTCCTTCGTGGGGCTACCAGCCTTCTCCGAGTACCCAGTCTTCTAACAGGAGTAGAGGTGCCAGTTTACCCATCATGCACGGTCCTCTTGCCCCTTACCAG gaccAACCATCTAAACGGGCACCTTCAAGTGAAAATGTAAT tccagaAGGGGTTTGGAATTCCTCATCTCAGAAGAGGTGCAGGGAGTTTGAGGACTGTGGAGACGGTGCCAAGAAACTGCGTCTACCAGATATAAACTCTGGCAAAGCACAGACACCAAAGCCCACTGTTGGCAACTCACTCACCACTTCGCTGCTGTCTCAGCCGTCATTGAGGAATTCTTTAGACTCGGAAGTGTCACCAAAAACCACAGATAGCCATCTGTGcacagaaccagcacctggccAATCAACACATTTGGAACTGTCTTCCACATTTAAACCCACCCAGTCATCCTGCGCATCACTGTCACCAGAACCTTGTATAAGACGACCATCAATTGGGGCAAAGCAAGCCTTTATAAATTCCACCCAGGATCACACTTTGAAGTTACGAGAGTTTAGATCTTCAAATCCAGGtgaagaaaggaggaaaagaagtgAGGAAAACAATAAAAGGAATAAATCAAGCTCTTTCTTATCCTCTGAGGTATTCCAGAAGGACACTAGTAACTCACGTCATGTTCAGGTAGGCAGACACCACACTGGTCATACTCATCGTACCTCCACCTTACCAGTCAAGACCCTGAGCAGAGGTAATCATGTGGGGGAGAGCAGAAAGTCGGACAGTAGCACTCCCAAACCCGCCTTAAAAACTAATTCAGGTTCTCTTAGTTGTCGTACGGTAGAACGGAACAAGACTGCCCGACCACGAAAATCAGTTGCAATCCCAAATGACTTAGATGAGCTTTTCACCCCTGATCCCATGACCTATGTAGTTGGCCCTTTACATAAAACTGTGAAGCCCAAGTTAGATGGGATCAAATCCCCCAATTCAGAGAAAAGTTGGTCATCCAGCACAGTGAACAGCTCCAACACCTCCGTTGCTGGGTCCTTGTGTTGCAAAAATAGTTCTCCTCATGCAGTGGACACCCCAGTCTCTTCCTTGCCATCAGCGCAACAACCACAAGGCTTgccatttgtggttttaaagcGGGTAAAACTAGAGGACTTAAAATCTATTTGCTCTAAGGACGGTGAACTCAAAAACGTCCAAATCACTTCTTCAGGATCGCAGTTTAAATCTGATGAGAAACGCACATCTCTCACCCCCAACAGTGAGAGACCCTGTGCTTCAGAGACTGGCGCAGAAACTGCTACGTCTCATTGTGCTCAGTCTCCGCTCCTGGACAGGCAGGCCAGTGAAGGGCATAGAAAGCTGGTGAACGAAGAGGATCCTATAGATGTGGAGATGGACCTAGGCCTGAGCTTTGCATTAGATTTGGATCCAACTGAGAGCTCCCATAGCAGTGAGGAGGAGCAGCTGCTTTCTTTGCAGGAGATTATGGAGCGTGTTACTAAGCCTCCAGATACGCCAGAGAAGGGAGCCTTCTCAGGGCCTAATGCACCTAGACATCGCAGCTGTCAGTCAAAAACT CAGCCATTGCCACCCATCACAAAGTCAGGCATCTACAAGAACAACCTCGACCAGATACtgaaggaaataaacaacaataaaaa AGTGAAAGAGATTGAGACGCAACTTCAAACTGCTTGGAAAGAGGACCTGTTGAGATTAGCTGAATACGAGGAGGCTGAGGAGAACCAGGAGGAGGGCATCTCCGCTGAACAACA GGAATTCCTGCAGCGCTACTCTTTGATGTCCAATGCAATCAGGGAAGTGCCTCCAGGAGAACTTGTGTTCAACCTGGAGAAATTTGGCCAGATCTTTGACCCTGACACGCTGCAGCTCAGACAATGCATGGTCAATCCACAAGGGACAGCACAGAAAACGCTTCTTTG GTCCAGCCCTGCTCAACTGAGATTGCATGTAATTATTGGATTGTTCCAGGAAGCGTACGACTACTGCTCACCCTGTCCAACTCAGGTTACCCGTTTCCTATTCAAG ATGATGTCAGTCCATAGTGAGAGGATGGTATCTGAAAATATACTGCAGGCCCTCTGTGACATTGCGTACACAGCTGCTTATCAGATAG TGAAAAATGGAAGCCAGCTGTTTAAAGTGTGGGTGCCCAGTTTGGCGGATGTGGCGCTAGTCCTGATGAATATGGGAATTGCGTTTGTTACTCTCTTCCCTTTTGAGAATCTTCAGCCTCCATTTACAGAGGGAGATTTGCT GGAGGACATCCACATCAATAGTGAGACTCCTTCCAGTAACAGGGAACAGAACACTTTCCCTGAACACAACTGCAACAACATCTTGAAG TACCTGTCTTACTGTATGGGCCTCTGTCCACGGGCGTACAGCGACGATGAACTGCTGTTGCTGCTAACTTTGGTGACACGGTTGGGCCTGGACACGCGGCTCATCCTCCAGTCCAGTGTGGAACTGTTCCCTCTGCAGCACAAAATTGTCAACAACATCAGGGACTGGGACACCATG ctGCCCCGAATTTGTCTGGCCCTTACTGATCTGACAGATGACCACCACAACATGTGCCTACTAGTTCAACTGCTGCCTGAGGACACACGTGGAAa GCAACTGCGAGGACATCTGAGCCTGTCCATGATCTCAAAACTGTTGGATGGAAATTGTACTTACAAGCCTAGAGGAAAAGAGTTTCAG CTCTCTGACCTGAGGCCGTACCTGCCCCGTATGCAACCCTCGACCCTCCTCCGGGGCATGCTGAGCTCCTCCAGCCGAAGTCAGAAAGATAAAGACGAGAACATGGCCACCCTCGACCAACAG TCCTACTACCTCTGCTATAGCCTTCTGACCTTGGCAAATGAAGCTTCCAAATTTCAGTTCTTCCCAGCTCATCAAAAG GAGCAGCTGCTGTTTTTATGCTGTGAGCTGGAAACGCACATTAAATGTGACatcagagagagtgagaaatgTCTTTACCGGAGCAAG GTGAAGGACCTGGTGGCCAGGATCTACACCAAGTGGCAGATGCTCCTCCAGAGGACTAGGCCTCTCAAT GGTAAGCTGTACGACTATTGGCAGCCTTTGCCTGGGGATACATTGACAAGCAGCCAAGAACTGCAGGAGATGGACAACAGTGATGAGGGAGAGGGGCCTGTGATGGAGGAGGACGAAGAAGAGGAAACCAATGAAACTGAAGAGGCTATGACTATTATTTCTGAGGacgagaagaaaaaagagggagatgACACAAACAAGACGGGGGACTACATGGAACCCGAAGAAATTGAGGGAGACAACACAATGGATGACCCAAAGAAGACGGGGGACAATATAAAGCCTGAAGAAAAGGAGGGAGATAATGCAATGGATGACACAAACAAGATGGGAGAAGACATGAAGCCAGAAGAAATGGAGGGAGACAGTTCAATGGATGACCCAAACAAGACTGGGGATGATCTAAAGCCTGAAGAAAAGGAGGGAGATAATGCAATGGATGATACAAACAAGACTGGGGACGATATAAAGcctgaagaaaaagagagagacaatgcAGTGGATGACACAAAGGAAACGGAAACAACAGAAACCGTTCATGAGGAGTTGACCCGAGAGATGCGAGAGACGGTACACAAGCTGGAAAAAGAGTGTACTGAAGCAGAGACTGAAAATCTGGTTGAGTCAAAAGAAACATCTCTCCACAACCAGGTTGCAGCATGTGATTTAGTGTCATAG